The Penaeus chinensis breed Huanghai No. 1 chromosome 39, ASM1920278v2, whole genome shotgun sequence genome has a segment encoding these proteins:
- the LOC125046899 gene encoding uncharacterized protein LOC125046899 produces MSGATDTIPQEVTTEQEVPAWKSRLFSWKVAGAVLAFLVVLGWVFIIVVLILEEKWQLVLVAWLLLYSAAHFCYWYCKRHSLITLHRQIRLRVLTHMRSGESGAKSEDRPPTYDEVMKTEAPPPAYFTVVTETMKPQSSASSSAAPTYIWTADSKQTMGDSRASVMEYCEQPPEYNSPKHSMSSSIAPAVHGEPLAFTTAAAISAAAAAVSPFRNAMAAEPVEDPIRGPIVRHLRAATLATLEVSSNEEVTTEASAATASAPGASSDSGEGFAELHGPSLRQCTD; encoded by the exons ATGTCAGGAGCAACAGACACAATCCCGCAAGAGGTAACCACAGAGCAAGAAGTTCCAGCCTGGAAGTCTCGTCTCTTCAGCTGGAAAGTGGCGGGCGCTGTCCTGGCCTTCCTGGTGGTCCTCGGCTGGGTTTTCATCATCGTGGTTCTCATCCTCGAGGAGAAGTGGCAGCTGGTGCTGGTGGCGTGGCTGCTGCTCTACTCGGCCGCCCACTTCTGCTACTGGTATTGCAAGCGCCACAGCCTTATCACGCTGCACAGACAG ATCCGGTTGCGTGTGCTGACGCACATGAGAAGCGGAGAGTCTGGCGCCAAGAGCGAGGACCGCCCCCCGACGTACGACGAGGTCATGAAGACAGAGGCGCCGCCGCCCGCGTATTTCACGGTTGTCACAGAGACGATGAAGCCGCAGTCCTCTGCCTCGTCCTCCGCCGCCCCCACCTACATATGGACGGCAGACAGCAAGCAGACGATGGGCGACTCCCGGGCGAGCGTCATGGAGTACTGCGAGCAGCCTCCGGAGTACAACAGCCCCAAGCACTCCATGTCTTCCTCGATCGCGCCGGCCGTGCACGGGGAGCCCCTCGCCTTCACCACGGCGGCGGCCATCTCGGCTGCGGCGGCAGCAGTGTCCCCTTTCCGCAACGCGATGGCCGCAGAGCCGGTCGAAGACCCCATCAGAGGGCCGATCGTGAGGCACCTGCGGGCGGCGACGCTGGCGACGCTGGAGGTCTCGTCCAACGAGGAGGTCACGACGGAAGCGTCGGCCGCGACGGCCAGCGCGCCCGGAGCAAGTAGTGACTCTGGCGAGGGATTCGCCGAACTCCACGGGCCATCTTTGAGGCAGTGTACTGACTGA